One window from the genome of Rhinolophus ferrumequinum isolate MPI-CBG mRhiFer1 chromosome 10, mRhiFer1_v1.p, whole genome shotgun sequence encodes:
- the CDKN1B gene encoding cyclin-dependent kinase inhibitor 1B, translating into MSNVRVSNGSPSLERMDARQAEYPKPSACRNLFGPVNHEELTRDLEKHCRDMEEASQRKWNFDFQNHKPLPGRYEWQEVEKGSVPEFYSRPPRPPKDACKVPAQESQDVSGNRQAVSLIGSQANSEDTHLVDQKTDASDGQTGLAEPCTGIRKRPANDDASPQNKRANRTEENVSDASPNAGSVEQTPKKPGLRRRQT; encoded by the exons ATGTCAAACGTGCGAGTGTCTAACGGGAGCCCTAGCCTGGAGCGGATGGACGCCAGACAGGCGGAGTACCCCAAACCGTCCGCCTGCAGAAACCTCTTCGGCCCGGTGAATCACGAAGAGTTAACCCGGGACTTGGAGAAGCACTGCCGAGACATGGAAGAGGCAAGCCAGCGAAAGTGGAATTTTGATTTTCAGAATCACAAGCCCCTGCCGGGCAGATACGAATGGCAGGAGGTGGAAAAGGGCAGCGTGCCCGAGTTCTACTCTAGACCCCCGCGGCCACCCAAAGACGCCTGCAAGGTGCCAGCGCAGGAGAGTCAGGATGTCAGCGGGAACCGCCAGGCGGTGTCTTTAATTGGGTCTCAGGCAAACTCAGAGGACACACATTTGGTAGACCAAAAGACTGATGCATCGGACGGCCAGACGGGCTTAGCCGAGCCGTGCACTGGGATAAGGAAGCGACCTGCAAATGACG ATGCCTCTCCTCAAAACAAAAGAGCcaacagaacagaagaaaatgtttcagatGCTTCCCCGAACGCGGGCTCCGTGGAGCAGACGCCCAAGAAGCCGGGCCTCAGAAGACGTCAAACGTAA